A genomic segment from Phormidium ambiguum IAM M-71 encodes:
- the uvsE gene encoding UV DNA damage repair endonuclease UvsE, producing the protein MNLITESDRIPTPTIKLPQLGLVCITASDKVRYRAITRKRLLSLAPTEQAKVLRELYAENLRRLNNAIAFCAANNINLYRVTSALFPFADDSIGEDILTEFTEELAKIGDRAQQLGIRIVIHPDQFVVLSSDKPEVIENSIKILNTHAKILDLLGLPRSPWAVMEIHGGKSDRAERLINVIANLPETIRSRLALENDEYAYSASEIFDICCAANIPMVFDAHHHIIHEKLDSYDHPSVAEMLAKAQTTWPKPEWQLVHISNGKESFNDPQHSDLIAVMPTAYKLAPWIEVEAKHKEKAIEKLRQEWLPLVISN; encoded by the coding sequence ATGAATTTAATCACAGAAAGCGATCGCATTCCCACTCCCACAATCAAATTACCGCAGTTAGGTTTAGTCTGCATCACTGCATCCGATAAAGTCCGTTATCGTGCTATTACTCGCAAAAGATTATTATCATTAGCACCTACGGAACAAGCAAAGGTTTTAAGAGAATTATATGCAGAAAATTTGCGGCGGTTAAATAATGCGATCGCTTTTTGTGCAGCTAACAATATTAACTTATACCGTGTAACTTCTGCCTTATTCCCTTTTGCTGATGACTCCATTGGCGAGGATATTTTAACCGAATTTACGGAAGAGTTGGCGAAAATTGGCGATCGCGCCCAACAATTGGGTATTAGAATTGTGATTCATCCCGATCAATTTGTGGTTTTAAGTTCCGACAAACCAGAAGTTATTGAAAACAGCATTAAAATTCTCAATACTCATGCAAAAATATTAGATTTATTAGGTTTACCGCGTTCTCCTTGGGCGGTAATGGAAATACATGGAGGAAAAAGCGATCGGGCTGAAAGACTAATTAATGTAATTGCTAATCTACCAGAAACAATTCGTTCTAGACTAGCCTTAGAAAACGATGAATACGCCTATAGCGCCAGCGAAATATTTGATATTTGTTGTGCCGCAAATATCCCAATGGTTTTTGATGCTCATCATCATATAATTCACGAAAAACTTGATAGTTACGACCATCCCAGTGTAGCCGAAATGTTAGCCAAAGCTCAAACAACTTGGCCTAAACCAGAATGGCAACTAGTTCATATTTCCAATGGTAAAGAATCTTTTAACGACCCTCAACACAGTGATTTGATCGCAGTCATGCCAACTGCTTATAAATTAGCACCTTGGATCGAAGTAGAAGCAAAACATAAGGAAAAAGCCATTGAAAAATTACGCCAAGAATGGTTGCCATTAGTAATTAGTAATTAG
- a CDS encoding nuclear transport factor 2 family protein, whose translation MASETAEKFMQTLQEIEANKNVEALVSLFTEDAELSNLASSSPLQGKDGARQFWQKYLSVFQQIHSKFTNVVESNGSTVLEWTSEGSLTSGESLRYQGVSIIETVNGKVQRFRTYYDSAAFLPQGAKQ comes from the coding sequence ATGGCAAGCGAAACAGCTGAAAAATTTATGCAAACTCTTCAAGAAATAGAGGCGAACAAGAATGTTGAAGCTTTGGTTTCTCTGTTTACTGAAGATGCTGAATTAAGTAATTTAGCATCTTCATCGCCGCTACAGGGAAAAGATGGTGCTAGACAATTTTGGCAAAAGTATTTGTCAGTTTTTCAGCAAATTCATTCTAAATTTACCAATGTGGTAGAAAGTAATGGTTCGACGGTGTTAGAGTGGACTTCTGAAGGTAGTTTAACATCAGGTGAATCACTAAGATATCAAGGTGTGAGTATTATAGAAACAGTAAATGGAAAGGTACAACGTTTTCGTACCTATTATGATTCAGCTGCTTTTTTACCTCAAGGCGCGAAACAATGA
- a CDS encoding DUF3140 domain-containing protein, with translation MSKDSQAVIEEFQQNVNMTAKEIENWLKTDESKSVGQKDGNQESIGHESGRHIVEILQKKEANYTEDDLSQMQRVVSYIKRHSAQKPASDIEDSRWRYSLMNWGHDPLK, from the coding sequence ATGAGTAAAGACTCGCAAGCTGTCATAGAAGAATTTCAGCAAAATGTCAATATGACGGCAAAAGAAATTGAAAATTGGCTCAAAACAGATGAGTCGAAATCAGTTGGTCAAAAGGACGGTAATCAAGAATCAATTGGTCATGAGTCTGGTAGACATATTGTAGAAATTTTGCAGAAAAAAGAAGCAAATTACACAGAAGATGACCTTTCTCAAATGCAGCGAGTTGTTAGTTACATCAAACGTCATTCCGCGCAAAAACCAGCAAGCGATATTGAAGATTCTCGCTGGCGATATTCGCTGATGAATTGGGGACACGATCCGCTAAAATAA
- a CDS encoding DUF2945 domain-containing protein yields the protein MTEEFKKGDKIEWKTSQGKTQGEVKEKLTSPTDIKGHHVAASEDNPEYLVESDKSGKEAAHKPESLQKIEDKK from the coding sequence TTGACAGAGGAATTCAAAAAAGGCGACAAGATAGAATGGAAGACTTCCCAAGGCAAAACTCAAGGCGAAGTGAAAGAAAAACTGACTTCACCAACAGATATAAAAGGTCATCATGTTGCTGCTTCTGAAGATAACCCAGAGTACTTGGTGGAAAGCGATAAATCAGGGAAAGAAGCTGCACATAAACCAGAATCTTTGCAGAAAATTGAGGATAAAAAATGA
- a CDS encoding DUF4090 family protein, whose protein sequence is MSSETNPELQTTTGADAIDEAIAKGIDFDGSPIPTEKLDLYNQVMGLEAGRQRSGVSNTMRSRIVRIGAKHIPQEELNQKLIDAGFAPLKDKEIAFFYSGK, encoded by the coding sequence ATGTCTTCAGAAACCAACCCAGAATTACAAACCACCACAGGTGCAGATGCAATTGATGAAGCTATTGCTAAAGGAATAGATTTTGATGGATCTCCCATCCCTACTGAAAAGTTAGATCTTTATAATCAAGTTATGGGATTGGAAGCGGGGAGACAACGTAGCGGAGTTAGCAATACAATGCGATCGCGTATTGTGCGAATTGGCGCAAAACACATTCCCCAAGAAGAATTAAATCAAAAGCTAATTGACGCAGGTTTCGCACCTTTAAAAGACAAAGAAATTGCCTTCTTTTATAGCGGTAAATAA
- a CDS encoding gamma-glutamyltransferase family protein: protein MGKRGAVATSQNLAALAGIEMLLAGGNAVDAAVAMAIALTVVEPTSNGIGSDAFAIVWDGKLNGLNASGKSGKSLPLEAFTNLTEIPSNGWLPVTVPGAVSAWRKLWERWGKLPFEQLFSPAIRYAENGFPVSPVTAQAWQRAQRIFLPLNSPEFQDFKQVFFPKNRAPKAGEIWGSAAHGKTLRSIANSGGESFYNGEIAQKIANFAADTGGFLTTEDLASHLADWVEPISTNYRGFTVWEIPPNGQGIATLMALNILEGFDIAQYPRESVESYHLQIEAMKLAFADVHRHVADIKFMTVAAEHLLDKTYAAERRNLISETAIPLAEPGLPKGGTVYLAAADGELMVSFIQSNFEGFGSGILVPETGIALHNRGLGFTLEAGHPNQIAPEKRPFHTIIPGFLTKDDRPLGPFGVMGGPMQPQGHLQVILNMVDYGMNPQAALDAPRWFFVAGNRVLLEESVSPKIVELLLAKGHEVRVTANTSLFGKGQIILRENDVFIAGSEPRADGMAIAL from the coding sequence ATGGGAAAGCGGGGTGCAGTGGCGACAAGTCAAAACCTCGCAGCTTTAGCAGGAATAGAAATGTTATTAGCTGGGGGAAATGCAGTAGATGCAGCTGTGGCAATGGCGATCGCACTTACCGTAGTTGAACCCACATCTAATGGTATAGGTTCCGATGCTTTTGCTATTGTTTGGGATGGCAAGTTAAACGGTTTAAATGCTTCAGGAAAAAGCGGCAAATCTCTACCTTTAGAAGCATTTACAAACCTAACAGAAATTCCCTCAAATGGATGGTTGCCTGTTACGGTTCCGGGTGCGGTTTCTGCTTGGCGAAAGTTATGGGAACGTTGGGGAAAATTACCTTTTGAACAGTTATTTTCTCCGGCAATTCGCTATGCTGAAAATGGTTTTCCTGTATCTCCAGTAACTGCACAAGCTTGGCAACGTGCACAAAGGATATTTTTACCTTTAAATAGTCCCGAATTTCAAGATTTTAAACAAGTGTTTTTTCCCAAAAACCGCGCACCTAAAGCAGGGGAAATTTGGGGAAGTGCGGCGCATGGGAAGACGCTAAGATCGATCGCCAATTCTGGCGGCGAAAGCTTTTATAATGGAGAAATTGCCCAGAAAATTGCTAACTTTGCGGCAGATACAGGCGGGTTTTTAACCACAGAAGATTTAGCAAGTCATTTAGCAGATTGGGTAGAACCAATTTCTACAAATTATCGCGGTTTCACTGTTTGGGAAATTCCTCCCAATGGACAAGGAATCGCCACTTTAATGGCATTAAATATTTTAGAAGGTTTTGATATTGCTCAATATCCCCGCGAATCTGTCGAGAGTTATCATTTACAAATTGAAGCGATGAAATTGGCATTTGCTGACGTTCATCGTCACGTTGCTGATATCAAATTTATGACAGTTGCAGCAGAACATTTGTTAGATAAAACTTATGCTGCTGAACGCAGAAATTTAATTAGTGAAACTGCAATTCCCTTAGCTGAACCTGGACTTCCGAAAGGGGGAACTGTTTATTTAGCCGCAGCAGATGGGGAATTAATGGTTTCCTTTATTCAATCTAATTTTGAAGGTTTTGGTAGTGGAATATTAGTTCCTGAAACTGGAATTGCTTTACACAATCGCGGATTAGGTTTTACTTTAGAAGCGGGACATCCTAACCAAATCGCCCCAGAAAAACGCCCATTTCATACTATTATTCCCGGATTTTTAACTAAAGACGATCGACCTTTAGGGCCATTTGGAGTTATGGGAGGGCCGATGCAACCCCAAGGACATTTACAAGTAATATTAAATATGGTGGATTATGGCATGAATCCCCAAGCAGCTTTAGATGCGCCGCGCTGGTTTTTTGTAGCTGGAAATAGAGTGTTATTAGAAGAAAGTGTTTCGCCTAAAATTGTAGAATTACTATTAGCAAAAGGTCATGAAGTGCGGGTAACTGCAAATACATCTTTGTTTGGTAAAGGTCAAATTATATTAAGGGAAAATGATGTGTTTATCGCTGGATCTGAACCTCGTGCTGATGGAATGGCGATCGCACTTTAG
- a CDS encoding DUF29 family protein, with protein sequence MEELLTLKELLYQGKISEALLIVEELEEMSKSDKLNKIFSFGIILLLHLIKQSAENRTTKSWNTSILNSVKQIQRTNKRHKAKGNYLTEEELLETLQDAYDSALRDAAIEAFEGRYEAEEIGEIVNREEIIRKAMDLILG encoded by the coding sequence ATGGAAGAGTTACTCACATTAAAAGAATTGTTGTATCAGGGCAAAATATCCGAAGCTCTGCTAATAGTGGAAGAATTAGAGGAAATGAGTAAATCTGATAAACTCAACAAAATTTTTAGCTTTGGCATTATTTTATTGTTGCATTTAATCAAACAATCTGCGGAAAATCGTACTACTAAATCTTGGAATACTTCGATACTTAATTCAGTTAAGCAAATTCAACGCACTAATAAGCGACATAAAGCAAAAGGCAATTATTTGACGGAAGAAGAGTTATTAGAAACGTTACAAGATGCTTATGATTCAGCTTTAAGAGATGCAGCAATAGAAGCTTTTGAAGGGCGCTACGAAGCTGAAGAAATTGGGGAAATAGTGAATCGAGAAGAGATTATTAGAAAGGCAATGGATTTGATTTTAGGGTGA
- a CDS encoding cobalt-precorrin-6A reductase → MHKRVKTQRRIWLIGGTGESAKLAIGLLQIQLPLVISVTTESARSLYPNSPLLQVWVGRFNLSEIEEFLTQQNIIAVLDASHPYAVEISQNAIAACQKQQIPYLRFERPRWEVGGWGDGEVGGKLIYLDSFEKLVTGDYLVGERVLFTVGYKVLPLFRDWHKRSTLFARVLPATTSIDAALAAGFTQDKLFAMRPPIPINLERELWRHWQISMVVTKASGAPGGEDVKRQLAAELGVTLLIIEPPIILYPRVTSDLGEAIAFCQQHFGSQNV, encoded by the coding sequence TTGCATAAGAGAGTAAAAACTCAACGTAGAATCTGGTTGATTGGTGGCACTGGAGAAAGTGCTAAATTAGCAATTGGGTTGCTACAAATTCAGCTACCTTTGGTAATTTCTGTAACTACTGAAAGTGCTCGATCGCTCTATCCAAATTCGCCTTTGTTGCAAGTTTGGGTAGGGCGTTTTAATTTATCCGAAATCGAGGAATTTTTAACTCAACAAAATATTATTGCAGTGTTGGATGCTTCCCATCCTTATGCAGTAGAAATTTCCCAAAATGCGATCGCTGCTTGCCAAAAACAACAAATTCCTTATTTGCGTTTTGAACGCCCTCGGTGGGAGGTGGGGGGATGGGGAGATGGGGAGGTGGGGGGAAAGTTGATTTATTTGGATAGTTTTGAGAAGTTAGTAACTGGGGATTATTTGGTAGGAGAAAGGGTGCTTTTTACTGTGGGGTATAAAGTTTTGCCTTTGTTTAGAGATTGGCATAAGCGATCGACTTTATTTGCCAGAGTTTTACCCGCAACTACTTCTATTGACGCAGCTTTAGCAGCAGGTTTTACTCAAGATAAATTATTCGCCATGCGTCCCCCAATTCCGATTAATTTAGAAAGGGAACTTTGGCGACATTGGCAAATTTCAATGGTAGTCACAAAAGCTTCTGGTGCGCCTGGTGGAGAAGATGTGAAACGCCAATTAGCAGCAGAACTAGGAGTTACTTTGCTGATAATTGAACCGCCTATTATCCTATATCCTCGCGTTACTAGTGATTTGGGAGAAGCGATCGCATTTTGTCAGCAACACTTTGGAAGTCAAAATGTTTAG